From the genome of Longispora fulva:
GGTGTCGACGAACAGTTCCGGGATCCGGCTCGCGCCGAGGCCGGGGATGTGCCGCTTGCCGCTCGGCCCGCCGAACAGCATGGAGCCCTCGGCGTCCACGGCGACGAGCCGGGTGGCCGGGCTGTGTTCGCGGTAGTAGGACAGGCAGCCCATCAGGGTGCCGGTGGTGCCGACGCCGATCACGAGGACGTCAGCGTCGGGGACCTCGTGGTGGATGGCCCGGGCGGTGCGCTCGTGGTGGGCGATCGGGTTGGCCGGGTTGGCGTACTGGTTGGGCCACAGCAGGTCCGGGTCCCGGGCGATCGACTCGACGATGAAGTTGATCCGGCTGGCCAGGTACCCGCCGTGGGTGTCGCGTTCGGAGATCACGACCACCCGGGCACCGAGGGCCCGCATGGTGCGCACGGCCGCCGTCGTCGCGTTCGGGTCGGTGACCACGGTCAGGTCGTAGCCCTTGGCGGCGCACACGGCGCTGAGCGCGATGCCCAGGTTGCCCGACGACGACTCGATGATGCGTTGCCCCGGACGCAGCCCCTGGGCCTCCAGGCTCTCCACCAGGGCGACCGCCGGCTTGAGTTTGATCGAGCCGGCGGGGTTGAGCCCCTCGAGCTTCAGCAGCAGTCGCACGTCCGGGACCAGTCCACCCATGTCGAGGAAGACGTCCTCGAAGACGATGTCATGCGCGCTCCGGTAGATCATCGCGAACTCAACCTCTCCGCGGCGAGGACATCGCCGCATCCCACGACCGACGGGGCGAACGCCCGACCGGCGGTTCGGTCAACCTTCCCGCGCGACCAGGAGAGAGGGTGTCCACTGTGATCATAGGACCGGTGACGGTGTTCGACGGAAGGGCCCGGGCCGGGCTGATTCCGCAGCTCGTGGCCGCGTCACCCCGAACGGGGCATTGAGGACGGTGCCGGCGATCGGTGGGCGCAGGGGTCGGAATCGACCGCACGCCGCCGCCGTTTTCACCGGGATCGATGCGGACCGTCCCGCCGCCGTGCGGGTCATTCGGTCACCGGGTGCGAAAAGCCGCCCGACTCGACGGGTACCCGAGATTGGCGCACCGGGACCCGCAGGTCAGACGGTCGTGTTTGACTCAGAGTATGCGTACAGGCGTGGTGCGTGACTGGGCGTGGCCGGCGGTGGTGGCGGTGCTCGCGGGGCTGGCTCTGTCGGCGGCCGGCTGCGAGGCCGACAAGCCGGCCCCCGCAGTGAATACCGTCCAGCCGTCCGGCTCGTGGACCCTCGTCCGGTGGCTGAAGAGCCGGTCGGACACAGAGGCCGGGCGCGGCCAGGCCGTGGAACGCCGGCTGGCCCTGACCCCCTCGTGCGCGGCGGGAAAGTGCGCGGTCGCGGTCCACCCGGACGGGGTGGGCGGCGGCTACCTGCCGGAGGGGTACACGGCGCCGGACGCGGACGCCGCCGACAAGGCCCCCTACACGCTGAGCTGGAAGGGGTCGACCGCCACCTACGAGTACGCGGCGGCCGCGGAGGTCGTGTCGTGCACGGCGGCCGGCGGCACCGTGGTCCCCGCGGCGTACGAGGTCACCTCCAGCACCACGCTGACGTTCACCCCGGCGAAGGACGGGCGGCCTGCGGCGTTGCGGGGCACGTACACCGACCGGGCCCGGGGGGTCGGGGCCGGCGTGGCGGCCGGGTGCACGGACTTCGACACGGTGTGGACCGTCGCGGCCGCCCCGAGCCTGACCAAACCGGACACCGGGGTCGACATCGCGGGAAAGTACCTGGTCACCGAGGTGGTGCAGCTGGTCGAGCCGGGTGGCCAGCGCCCGCCCGGGTACGCCGGGATCCTCATCGACACCGCGACCGTCGCCCGCAGCGGCACGGGCTACACCCTCTCCGGCACCGGACCGCCGCCGGCGACCCTGGCCGCCACGGCCACCGGATGGGGTGGGGAGACCTCCACCCCCGCCGTGTGCAACCTGGGGGCCGGAGACATCGCCGGCGGGTTCGCCCGGGTGGAGCACTGGGACCAGGTGCGGCCGGTCGCGACGACCGGGCAGGGCACGCCGGTCCTCACCGGTCGATGGAGCCTTCGGTTCGCCCCGACCCCGGTCGGCGCGGCGGCCGGGTGCGGCGGATCGAGCAACACCGGCTACGTCCTGTTCGTTCCGAAGGCCTCGATTTAGTGGGCGTTGATGTTCGGCGATGCCACTTCCCGCGCACTCATCAACAGCACAACGAAGGACGTGGTTGTTTCCAGGGAAAGGGTTCGGCGAAGCCATTCCGCGCACTCCGACATGAATCCGAAATGGACACCGCAAGGCGCGAGGTCAACACCGATCCGAAGCGATGCCGAAGATGACCAGCCGTCCACGCCGGACAGTCGCTGGACCGCTGACGTTTGCCGTGGCTCATATGTTGCCATGTTTGACTGTCATCTATGCGACAGTGTCCGTCACGGTCTGTAGCCATCGATCTTCATAACTAGCCCGGCTTCCGCCGCATAGGTCGAATACGTCACCCTACGGAAGCGTCGACTTTGACCGGAGCTATCCGTTATCCAGCCGTTATCACGCTGAGCCATTCAGCCGCCGACCCCCGCGAACGGCCCGTCCGCCCCCGTTCCACATTCGACCCAACTCAAATAGCCTTCCAGCCACCCGCCCATTCGACCGCCGCCGCGACCCGGCGATCGGATTCACCCCCGAGTGACTATTTGGACTGCATACCCATGCGCCCTAAAGCCTCCACCGGCAGATGTCGAGTTCTGTCGCCACCGTCCTGTCACACTCAGG
Proteins encoded in this window:
- the sbnA gene encoding 2,3-diaminopropionate biosynthesis protein SbnA, with amino-acid sequence MIYRSAHDIVFEDVFLDMGGLVPDVRLLLKLEGLNPAGSIKLKPAVALVESLEAQGLRPGQRIIESSSGNLGIALSAVCAAKGYDLTVVTDPNATTAAVRTMRALGARVVVISERDTHGGYLASRINFIVESIARDPDLLWPNQYANPANPIAHHERTARAIHHEVPDADVLVIGVGTTGTLMGCLSYYREHSPATRLVAVDAEGSMLFGGPSGKRHIPGLGASRIPELFVDTGEFEKVVVPEPESIGMCRLVARRYGLLVGGSTGTVLAGVLRIAATLAEGTTVVAVSPDLGERYLDSVYSDSWVAERYPGAHVEPRERWAIV